A region of Chitinophaga horti DNA encodes the following proteins:
- a CDS encoding winged helix-turn-helix transcriptional regulator gives MATKQPVRNQEEEIQALQDTIYVIGGKWRLPIINSMCNGNKRFREIQRSIPGITTRMLSKELKEMELNKIIIRKVYDASPALVEYETTPYCKTFSDIILAMIAWGKAHKKVVTGKNKRSLQII, from the coding sequence ATGGCTACAAAGCAACCTGTCAGAAACCAGGAAGAAGAAATTCAGGCGTTGCAGGATACGATCTACGTCATCGGCGGTAAGTGGCGCCTGCCCATCATTAACTCCATGTGCAACGGGAACAAGCGTTTCCGGGAAATACAGCGCAGTATTCCGGGCATCACCACGCGGATGTTATCTAAAGAACTAAAGGAAATGGAGCTGAATAAGATCATCATCCGAAAGGTGTATGATGCATCCCCGGCGTTGGTCGAGTACGAAACGACGCCTTATTGCAAAACGTTCAGCGATATTATTCTTGCCATGATCGCCTGGGGCAAAGCACATAAAAAGGTCGTTACCGGTAAGAATAAGCGATCTCTCCAGATCATCTAA
- a CDS encoding GntR family transcriptional regulator — protein MSLRIDHKSKLPLHVQVEELLRRLISEPEYQNGSFLPKEVELANRLGVSRNTIRQATNKLEYEGLLARKKGVGTKVAQRQLSTSLQDWQSFTKEMSKRGIATSNLLLTLDRVRADEKLAGFFNIPIDTPVCKLSKLKGVEEEPIVYFESYFHPRITLADNDDLNRPLYELLSEKFDIIVVRSSEHISALAAGTVAKKLAVDPKFPVLFRERFVYDPGDRPIEYNVGYYRSDKFTYSIEIRSES, from the coding sequence ATGAGTTTAAGAATAGACCATAAAAGCAAATTACCGCTCCACGTTCAGGTAGAAGAACTGCTCAGAAGACTGATCAGCGAGCCGGAATACCAGAATGGCTCCTTCCTCCCTAAGGAAGTAGAGCTGGCTAACCGGCTGGGCGTTTCCCGCAACACGATCCGACAGGCCACGAATAAACTCGAATACGAAGGCCTGCTCGCCCGCAAAAAAGGCGTCGGTACCAAGGTTGCACAACGTCAGCTGTCCACGAGCCTGCAGGACTGGCAAAGTTTCACGAAAGAAATGTCTAAACGTGGTATCGCTACCTCCAACCTGTTGCTCACGTTAGACAGGGTAAGGGCAGATGAAAAGCTGGCTGGATTTTTTAATATTCCAATCGACACACCGGTTTGTAAACTCAGCAAACTGAAAGGGGTAGAAGAGGAGCCGATCGTTTACTTCGAAAGCTATTTCCATCCACGCATCACACTCGCAGATAACGATGATCTCAACCGCCCGCTTTACGAACTGCTGTCGGAAAAGTTCGATATTATCGTGGTGCGCTCCAGTGAACATATCAGCGCGCTGGCTGCCGGTACGGTGGCTAAGAAGCTGGCTGTCGATCCTAAATTCCCGGTATTGTTCCGCGAACGTTTTGTATATGATCCGGGTGACAGGCCCATCGAATATAATGTCGGTTATTACCGGTCAGATAAATTTACTTATTCCATAGAGATCAGATCCGAAAGTTGA
- a CDS encoding ROK family protein, translating into MNNEYVIGADIGGSHITAALVNLHSGAVVDDSKVKVPVNAGADADDILSRWTSALDEVCTAANGQVAAIGIAMPGPFDYEGGISQIKGVAKYESLYGMNIRTALQTSVPFAGDIYFENDASCFALGEAWSGEGAGCSKMVAVTLGTGLGGTFLHNNRIQHEGEGVPPEGYIYHLPYKDGIAEDYISSRWLLNEYHQRTGNRLAEVKCLGELAEKGDDTALQLFAELGHTLGEVLHPWLAKFQAERMVIGGNIRKAHPYFLPALDKCLSAHGISTSVHISNRGENSALSGAAWICKSILDNINAR; encoded by the coding sequence ATGAACAATGAATATGTAATCGGGGCAGATATTGGTGGTTCACACATAACAGCGGCTTTGGTCAACTTGCATAGCGGCGCTGTAGTGGATGATTCGAAGGTAAAGGTGCCGGTAAACGCAGGTGCAGATGCCGATGATATTCTTTCCCGGTGGACAAGTGCGCTGGATGAAGTTTGCACTGCCGCAAACGGTCAGGTGGCGGCGATAGGCATTGCGATGCCAGGCCCCTTTGACTACGAGGGCGGCATCTCACAGATTAAGGGCGTAGCGAAATACGAATCCCTGTACGGCATGAACATCCGTACCGCATTACAAACCTCTGTTCCTTTCGCCGGCGATATTTATTTCGAGAACGATGCGTCCTGCTTCGCACTCGGCGAGGCCTGGTCCGGCGAAGGTGCAGGCTGCAGCAAAATGGTAGCGGTGACGCTAGGCACTGGTCTTGGGGGCACGTTCCTGCATAACAACCGCATTCAGCACGAAGGAGAAGGGGTGCCGCCGGAAGGTTACATCTACCATTTGCCTTATAAAGACGGTATTGCAGAAGATTACATCTCTTCGCGCTGGTTGCTGAACGAGTATCATCAGCGTACAGGCAACCGTCTGGCAGAGGTTAAGTGCCTCGGCGAGCTGGCGGAAAAGGGTGATGATACAGCCTTGCAGCTGTTCGCAGAACTTGGCCACACGTTAGGCGAAGTATTGCATCCCTGGTTAGCAAAATTCCAGGCAGAAAGAATGGTGATCGGCGGCAACATCCGTAAGGCACATCCTTATTTCTTACCTGCGCTGGACAAATGCCTGTCCGCACACGGTATCTCTACTTCTGTACACATATCCAACCGTGGTGAAAACTCAGCGCTTTCCGGCGCGGCCTGGATATGCAAATCAATTCTTGATAACATCAATGCGCGATAG
- a CDS encoding class I mannose-6-phosphate isomerase: MNWRKTTQPLMPATTEAKQLTPAGTYDIYPFASLGAGNIHRGYASLAEWIMGRQVVLIDGYIGNDWEYIGSSLEKELAAAGMIVNIVYTSTMLKSPAEVEALVAPFLGEKGAVWGKRATITLRDLFDDVQLKGIAPAAEGTTLIIGTGAALTAIDAPVVYIDLPKNELQYRMRAGVANNLGKHHRDDNQETYKRFYFVDWVLLNAHKQQILPRIEVIADGQWKDQLTWATQAAVSQGLQQLAGNAFRVRPWFEAGAWGGDWMKENIPGLNKEEVNYAWSFEMIVPENGLVFESDGKLLEIAFDWLMMKHAKEVLGQQDEQRFGIDFPIRFDFLDTFDGGNLSIQCHPRLDYIRENFGETITQDETYYMLDCRPGAKVYLGFQENIDPAAFRNALEESVATNQPIDIERYVQAHEAHKHELFLIPNGTVHSSGKDNLVLEISATPYIFTFKMYDWVRLDLNGKPRPINIDHAFKNLDFSRKGAKVQEELISKQTVIEKGADWQLVHVPTHAEHFYDVHRIEFNSTVDVATDGKCHVLMLVEGKSVLVETANGLRQRYNYAETFAIPAAAGSYRIINEGDATAKVVKAFVK; encoded by the coding sequence TTGAATTGGAGAAAAACGACTCAACCCCTGATGCCTGCCACTACGGAGGCTAAACAGCTTACGCCTGCAGGCACATACGACATTTACCCGTTTGCCAGCCTGGGTGCCGGCAACATCCATCGCGGTTACGCAAGCCTGGCCGAATGGATCATGGGACGTCAGGTGGTTTTGATTGACGGCTACATCGGTAACGACTGGGAGTACATCGGCAGCTCACTCGAGAAAGAACTCGCTGCAGCTGGTATGATCGTGAACATCGTATACACGTCCACGATGTTGAAATCACCCGCGGAGGTAGAAGCGCTGGTCGCGCCTTTCCTGGGAGAAAAAGGAGCGGTATGGGGCAAACGTGCAACGATCACATTAAGGGATCTTTTTGATGATGTGCAACTGAAAGGTATTGCTCCTGCGGCTGAAGGCACTACGCTGATCATCGGCACCGGCGCGGCGCTTACTGCTATCGATGCACCGGTGGTGTATATCGATCTGCCTAAAAATGAATTACAATACCGCATGCGCGCCGGTGTTGCCAATAATCTCGGCAAACACCACCGCGATGATAACCAGGAAACGTACAAACGTTTCTACTTCGTGGATTGGGTATTGCTCAACGCGCATAAACAACAGATCCTGCCACGCATCGAAGTGATTGCAGACGGCCAGTGGAAAGACCAGCTCACCTGGGCTACACAAGCCGCGGTAAGCCAGGGCCTGCAACAACTCGCGGGCAACGCTTTCCGCGTAAGACCCTGGTTCGAGGCGGGCGCATGGGGCGGCGACTGGATGAAGGAAAACATTCCGGGTCTCAATAAAGAAGAAGTAAACTATGCCTGGTCGTTCGAAATGATCGTTCCGGAAAACGGACTGGTTTTCGAAAGCGATGGCAAGTTGTTGGAAATAGCGTTCGACTGGCTGATGATGAAACACGCGAAAGAGGTATTGGGCCAGCAGGACGAGCAACGTTTCGGCATCGACTTCCCGATCCGCTTCGACTTCCTCGACACGTTCGATGGCGGTAACCTGTCTATCCAATGTCACCCGCGCCTGGACTACATCCGCGAGAACTTTGGCGAAACGATTACGCAGGATGAAACATATTACATGCTCGACTGCCGTCCCGGCGCGAAGGTATACCTGGGTTTCCAGGAAAATATTGATCCTGCGGCGTTCCGTAATGCACTGGAAGAAAGTGTAGCGACCAATCAACCGATCGATATTGAAAGATATGTGCAGGCGCACGAAGCACATAAGCACGAGTTGTTCCTCATTCCTAATGGTACAGTACACAGCTCGGGTAAAGATAACCTGGTGCTGGAAATCAGCGCCACGCCTTACATCTTCACGTTTAAGATGTACGACTGGGTACGCCTCGATCTGAATGGTAAACCAAGGCCGATCAACATTGATCATGCTTTTAAAAACCTCGACTTCTCCCGCAAAGGCGCGAAGGTGCAGGAAGAACTGATCTCCAAACAAACGGTGATAGAGAAAGGTGCAGACTGGCAATTGGTGCATGTGCCAACGCATGCGGAGCATTTTTATGATGTGCATCGCATCGAGTTTAACAGCACGGTAGATGTAGCCACCGATGGCAAGTGTCATGTATTGATGTTGGTAGAAGGAAAGTCGGTGCTGGTAGAGACTGCCAATGGTTTAAGGCAACGGTACAACTACGCAGAAACGTTTGCGATACCTGCCGCCGCAGGTTCTTACAGGATCATCAATGAAGGCGATGCCACCGCCAAAGTGGTAAAAGCATTTGTGAAATAG
- a CDS encoding GH92 family glycosyl hydrolase → MKKGNWMLWLLLLVTASQVSAQQKGELVSYVDPLIGTAHCRWFHFAPGAAPFGMAKPGPSTNGHYGNPNGWEAVGYDYRHTSIEGFPNFHEFQVGGVSLMPTTGQLVTTPGVLEDSMSGYRSAFDRADEHAMAGYYSVLLKRYGIKAEVTATPRVAFQRFTFPAGNASHILFDIGNKQGESGEVKEAKVSMTPDGRIEGYVITLPAYVQKYQRGAEVAMYFTAVVDKKPTAFGTFRGATQTAGARDVSGQGAGMYLTFNTRNNEAVTVKLGLSYTSIENARLNLQAEAATMAFDQAKEQSRKQWNEYLGRITVTGGTKADLTKFYTGLYHAVLGRGLASDVNGAYPKNTGGNGQIPLNAQGKPAHNHYNTDAVWGAYWNLTPLWALAYPEYYSDFVSSQLLVYNDAGWLGDGIANSKYVSGVGTNFVGLVMAGAYNYGIRDFDVAKAYAASLKNELGYENRPDGAGKEDVERFRKYGYVDHIDPAPGQWCFSGSHTLEYSFSAFAVAQWAKKLGKKNDYNTLLKLSNSWKNIFDNESKYMRPRYANGSFVGNFNPTEPWRGFQEGNAGQYSFYVPHDPEGLIAKMGKAEFNKRLDSIFTAAQQTTFGGGKTIDAFAGLAAPYNHGNQPCLQMPWMFNYSGKPHLTQKWVRAICNEFYGTEGIHGYGYGQDEDQGQLGAWYVLSAIGLFDVQGGAAAQPMMQIGSSIFDSVSIKLNKKYYKGDKLDIVTRNNSADNIYLHRPTFNGKKVQRNAIPFAELTKGGKLEYELSNQPAAF, encoded by the coding sequence ATGAAAAAAGGAAATTGGATGCTATGGTTGCTGCTGCTGGTTACGGCATCGCAGGTAAGCGCGCAGCAAAAAGGAGAATTGGTGAGTTACGTAGATCCCCTGATCGGTACAGCGCATTGCCGCTGGTTTCATTTCGCGCCGGGTGCCGCACCATTTGGTATGGCGAAGCCTGGTCCGTCCACAAACGGCCACTATGGCAATCCTAACGGATGGGAAGCGGTAGGTTATGATTACAGGCATACGTCAATTGAAGGCTTCCCAAACTTTCATGAGTTCCAGGTAGGCGGCGTTTCGCTGATGCCGACTACGGGCCAACTGGTGACTACGCCAGGGGTGTTGGAAGATTCTATGTCGGGCTACCGCTCTGCGTTTGATCGTGCAGATGAACATGCAATGGCCGGTTACTACTCGGTATTGCTGAAACGTTACGGTATCAAAGCCGAAGTTACAGCAACGCCACGTGTGGCCTTCCAGCGCTTCACGTTCCCTGCAGGCAACGCCTCACACATCCTGTTCGATATCGGCAACAAACAAGGTGAGAGCGGAGAGGTGAAGGAAGCAAAGGTTTCTATGACACCAGATGGTCGCATCGAAGGCTATGTAATTACGCTGCCGGCTTATGTGCAGAAGTACCAGCGCGGAGCAGAAGTAGCGATGTACTTCACCGCTGTAGTAGATAAAAAGCCCACAGCGTTCGGCACTTTCCGTGGCGCTACGCAAACTGCGGGTGCAAGGGACGTGAGCGGACAAGGCGCAGGTATGTACCTCACATTCAACACCAGGAACAACGAAGCGGTAACGGTGAAACTGGGCTTGTCTTATACATCTATTGAAAATGCCCGCCTCAACTTGCAGGCAGAAGCAGCTACGATGGCTTTCGATCAGGCTAAAGAACAATCGCGTAAGCAGTGGAACGAGTACCTGGGCCGCATTACGGTTACAGGTGGCACGAAAGCGGATCTTACGAAGTTCTACACTGGCTTGTACCACGCGGTGTTAGGCCGCGGCCTGGCCAGTGATGTAAATGGGGCTTATCCTAAAAACACCGGCGGCAACGGACAAATTCCGCTTAACGCACAGGGTAAACCTGCACACAATCATTACAACACAGATGCCGTTTGGGGTGCTTACTGGAACCTCACGCCGCTGTGGGCGCTGGCTTATCCTGAATACTATTCCGACTTCGTGAGCAGCCAGCTGCTCGTATACAACGACGCCGGCTGGCTCGGCGATGGCATTGCCAACAGCAAGTATGTGTCTGGCGTAGGAACGAACTTCGTAGGCCTGGTAATGGCCGGCGCGTACAACTACGGCATCCGCGATTTCGATGTGGCTAAAGCTTATGCCGCTTCCCTGAAGAACGAACTGGGTTACGAGAATCGTCCCGATGGTGCTGGTAAAGAAGATGTGGAACGTTTCCGCAAATACGGTTATGTAGATCATATCGATCCTGCTCCCGGTCAATGGTGCTTTTCGGGCTCGCACACGCTGGAGTACTCTTTCAGCGCTTTTGCAGTGGCGCAGTGGGCGAAGAAGCTGGGTAAGAAGAACGATTACAACACGCTGCTGAAACTCTCCAACAGCTGGAAGAACATCTTCGATAACGAAAGCAAATACATGCGTCCCCGTTATGCCAATGGCAGCTTCGTGGGCAACTTCAATCCGACCGAGCCATGGCGCGGTTTCCAGGAAGGTAATGCGGGACAGTACTCTTTCTACGTGCCACACGACCCGGAAGGGCTGATCGCTAAAATGGGCAAGGCGGAGTTTAACAAACGTCTCGACAGCATCTTCACGGCAGCACAGCAAACAACGTTTGGCGGTGGTAAAACCATCGATGCGTTTGCTGGTCTGGCAGCGCCCTATAATCATGGTAACCAGCCCTGCCTGCAAATGCCATGGATGTTCAACTACTCCGGCAAACCGCATCTGACGCAGAAATGGGTAAGGGCCATCTGTAACGAGTTTTACGGTACGGAAGGTATTCACGGTTACGGTTATGGGCAGGATGAGGACCAGGGTCAACTGGGCGCCTGGTATGTGCTGAGCGCGATCGGGTTGTTCGATGTCCAGGGTGGTGCGGCAGCGCAGCCAATGATGCAGATCGGCTCTTCTATTTTCGATAGCGTAAGCATCAAACTGAATAAAAAATACTACAAAGGGGATAAGCTGGATATCGTTACACGCAACAACAGTGCGGACAATATCTACCTGCATCGCCCGACGTTCAACGGCAAAAAAGTACAGCGCAACGCTATTCCATTCGCAGAATTAACGAAGGGTGGCAAGCTGGAGTACGAACTGTCTAACCAACCAGCGGCCTTTTAA
- a CDS encoding SusC/RagA family TonB-linked outer membrane protein codes for MLAYCHVIAARLLRAKGSLVMALLLLLGLAHGAYAQNSRTVTGRVTDDATKEPIPGVSVSLKGTNIGTATSVEGTFTLNIPTGTDQFLVFSSLGYTGRELALPASGAVNVTLKVASSNLSDVVVVGYGTQKRTSLTGAVSVVTSKDLEGKPVTSAVQALQGAAPNLIIQQNATEPGAAMNINVRGVSTVNNSSPLILIDGVPGSLDLINPNDIESVSVLKDAASSAIYGSRAANGVILVTTKTGRQNKVPRITYNGLFGAQQPTFLIKPVSGVEYMQLKNEALVNSGQTAQFSPAQIRAQGEKGSEKWWMDEVLRPAALQHNHNLGVNGAVGKVNYLVSGGYLDQNSLYRGPDYGYQRYNARANLTTQLGKLKLGGNFAYAKQKIREHAYYSDWLISTALRIPRIYPIRDTSGNFFLAPTASNNPLAQLEKGGRRLYNNDSYNYMANAEYALTKHLSAKVVYGADVRVNNMDEFRKTIDYAPYSGSDNQSARSINHSRSVQDNFQALLNYDRTFNEKHEVKVLLGYATEGWKNEYRQSRRINVDNVTGDSIAGTQTLRGFNDTYDTRIDQWALNSAFGRLNYAFDNKYYVEFNFRYDASSRFAKGNRGAFFPSFSAAWRITDEAFMEPLKKIGDLKLRGSWGQLGNQQIISNYGYLNVYTTISNMYGFNNLPQAGASFSVGNPVITWESANSANIGFDLSLLNNRLTVSYDYFHKITDNILLQLPAPGLYGATPAFQNAGKIKNQGFELAVNYRAKTGDFDHNIGANLADNLNEIVDFKGRTFIQEGDVTYINREGFPISSYYGYQAAGFYQTPEDIKNSARPTFVNDVKPGDIKYVDRNKDGVIDNNDRFVMGNPFPRYTFGFNYSVNWKGLDASIFIQGVGKRNVYLRGEGVEAFHNNWDNVYSQHLDRWTPNNPNAEYPRLTIGTASVNNNANSTFWLENAAYARLKNAQVGYTFPTSLTNKAKLQKVRVYLTGQNLFTIANMKSGLDPEITEFNSTLNLNALGSSTSGRIYPLQKVWALGLDINF; via the coding sequence ATGTTAGCTTATTGCCACGTTATTGCAGCAAGACTACTGCGAGCAAAAGGCAGCCTGGTAATGGCACTATTGCTGTTACTGGGTTTAGCCCATGGCGCGTATGCTCAAAATTCCCGTACCGTAACGGGCCGCGTTACGGATGATGCCACCAAAGAGCCGATACCCGGCGTATCGGTGTCATTAAAAGGCACCAATATTGGTACGGCCACGTCAGTGGAGGGTACCTTTACTTTAAACATCCCCACGGGTACAGACCAGTTCCTGGTGTTCTCGTCCCTGGGGTATACCGGCCGCGAACTGGCGCTGCCCGCTTCCGGCGCGGTGAATGTAACACTCAAAGTGGCCAGCAGCAACCTTTCCGACGTTGTAGTGGTAGGTTATGGTACGCAAAAACGTACGAGCCTGACTGGCGCGGTGAGCGTAGTGACGTCGAAAGACCTGGAAGGCAAACCTGTTACCAGCGCGGTGCAAGCCTTACAGGGTGCGGCACCTAACCTGATCATCCAGCAGAATGCAACGGAGCCCGGTGCTGCCATGAACATCAACGTTCGTGGTGTAAGTACCGTCAACAACAGCAGCCCGCTGATCCTGATCGACGGCGTGCCTGGTTCGCTGGACCTCATCAACCCCAACGACATTGAGAGTGTAAGTGTACTGAAAGATGCGGCTTCATCTGCCATCTACGGTTCCCGTGCAGCCAATGGCGTTATACTGGTAACTACAAAGACAGGCCGCCAGAACAAAGTGCCGCGTATTACTTACAACGGCTTGTTCGGTGCACAACAGCCCACGTTTCTCATTAAACCAGTAAGCGGCGTAGAGTATATGCAGTTGAAGAACGAGGCGCTCGTTAACTCCGGTCAAACCGCCCAGTTCTCCCCCGCACAAATCCGTGCGCAGGGCGAAAAGGGGTCTGAAAAATGGTGGATGGATGAAGTGTTGCGTCCGGCGGCGCTGCAACATAACCATAACCTGGGTGTGAACGGTGCAGTAGGTAAAGTGAACTACCTGGTATCGGGTGGTTACCTGGATCAGAACAGTTTGTATCGCGGTCCGGATTATGGCTACCAGCGTTACAACGCCCGCGCCAACCTCACCACGCAACTCGGTAAACTGAAGCTGGGCGGTAACTTCGCTTATGCCAAACAAAAGATTCGTGAGCATGCGTATTATTCCGACTGGTTGATCTCTACCGCGCTGCGTATTCCGCGCATTTACCCGATCAGGGATACCTCCGGTAACTTCTTCCTGGCACCTACTGCTTCCAACAACCCGCTGGCACAGCTGGAAAAAGGTGGTCGCAGGTTATATAATAACGACAGTTATAACTATATGGCCAACGCCGAGTACGCGCTTACCAAACACTTATCTGCCAAGGTGGTGTACGGTGCCGACGTACGCGTGAACAACATGGACGAGTTCCGCAAAACGATTGACTATGCGCCGTACTCCGGTTCCGACAACCAGAGCGCCCGCAGCATCAATCACTCCCGCAGCGTGCAGGATAACTTCCAGGCGTTGCTGAACTACGATCGTACGTTCAATGAGAAACACGAAGTGAAAGTGTTACTGGGTTATGCTACTGAAGGATGGAAAAACGAATACCGTCAGAGCCGCCGTATCAACGTAGACAATGTAACGGGCGACTCCATCGCAGGTACGCAAACGCTGAGAGGCTTTAACGATACCTACGATACGCGTATCGACCAGTGGGCGCTTAACTCCGCTTTCGGTCGTTTGAACTATGCATTTGACAATAAGTATTATGTGGAGTTCAACTTCCGTTATGATGCGTCCAGCCGTTTTGCGAAAGGTAACCGCGGCGCGTTCTTCCCGTCGTTCTCTGCCGCCTGGCGTATTACCGACGAGGCCTTCATGGAACCACTTAAAAAGATCGGCGACCTGAAACTGCGTGGTTCATGGGGTCAACTAGGTAACCAGCAGATCATTTCCAATTATGGTTACCTAAACGTATACACGACCATCAGCAATATGTATGGTTTCAACAACCTGCCGCAAGCTGGTGCTTCCTTCTCCGTGGGCAACCCGGTAATTACCTGGGAGTCTGCCAACTCGGCTAACATCGGTTTCGATCTGTCGTTGCTCAACAACCGTTTAACGGTGAGCTACGATTACTTCCATAAAATTACCGATAACATCCTGCTGCAACTGCCTGCTCCCGGCCTGTATGGCGCTACGCCTGCCTTCCAGAACGCCGGTAAGATCAAGAACCAGGGCTTTGAACTGGCTGTGAACTACCGCGCTAAAACTGGCGATTTCGATCACAACATCGGTGCTAACCTGGCCGATAACCTGAACGAGATCGTCGACTTCAAAGGCAGAACATTCATACAGGAAGGCGACGTGACCTACATCAACCGCGAAGGTTTCCCGATCAGTTCCTACTATGGCTACCAGGCAGCCGGCTTCTACCAAACGCCTGAAGACATTAAGAACAGCGCACGTCCTACGTTCGTGAACGACGTGAAACCGGGCGATATCAAGTATGTAGACCGCAACAAAGATGGTGTGATCGACAACAACGACCGCTTCGTGATGGGCAACCCGTTCCCGCGTTACACCTTTGGGTTTAACTATAGCGTGAACTGGAAAGGGCTGGATGCAAGCATCTTTATCCAGGGTGTGGGCAAAAGAAATGTGTACCTGCGTGGTGAAGGCGTAGAAGCGTTCCACAACAACTGGGATAACGTGTATTCACAGCACCTCGACCGCTGGACGCCAAATAATCCAAACGCAGAATATCCGCGCCTGACCATCGGTACGGCCTCTGTTAACAACAATGCCAATTCTACCTTCTGGCTCGAGAATGCGGCATATGCCCGTTTGAAGAATGCGCAGGTAGGTTATACTTTCCCCACCTCGCTCACTAACAAAGCGAAGCTGCAGAAAGTACGCGTATACCTGACCGGCCAAAACCTGTTCACCATCGCGAACATGAAGAGCGGCCTGGATCCGGAGATCACCGAGTTTAACAGCACCCTTAACCTGAATGCGCTCGGCAGTTCTACCAGCGGTCGTATCTACCCGCTTCAGAAAGTATGGGCACTCGGTCTCGATATCAACTTTTAA
- a CDS encoding RagB/SusD family nutrient uptake outer membrane protein, with amino-acid sequence MSIKRYCSIVLGALLLGAAGCKDLDLGPSYQDTDLTFWQKPDAAEQTLNNCYAGMYSADYFFFNESLSDNSFSSSAVNGGQAQIIAAGAYDGRTNRVAGEWAFHFGGIRNVNNLVANIDKVPQLDAALKSRYLAEARFIRAYHYFHLVNWYGDVPLIKDEISYEGSFQIARSPKAEVVNYMLTELDAITPVLPLKGEYAETDKGRITRGAAAALKAQILLYDNKWADAEAVLNQIMTGTYGTYTLFPSFSGIFQPENENNDEVILDLQFVPVQRTHSMQRFFLPFTEGTLITGMAPSQSLVDNFIMTNGKSITEAGSGYNEATPYANRDPRLEATIIHDGSSFVTKRGETVTIRTAPGTGDNAVDKSDASKTGYYFRKYYDRTADGNNNSGLNLILIRYADVLLMYAEAKAMQNQLDEATWNNTIRLIRTRAGFTDPAALNFSSYSGIGNAGLIELVRRERRSELALESQRVFDIRRWRIAETVMNGILNGMKVGNSNLVVDRRVFNAARHYLWPVPQADIEMNKNLLPNNPNW; translated from the coding sequence ATGAGTATTAAAAGATATTGTTCAATAGTGCTGGGGGCATTGCTACTGGGAGCAGCAGGTTGTAAAGACCTGGACCTGGGGCCTTCCTACCAGGATACGGACCTTACCTTCTGGCAAAAGCCGGATGCAGCGGAACAGACGTTGAATAACTGTTACGCCGGTATGTATTCCGCCGACTACTTTTTCTTTAACGAAAGCCTGAGTGATAATTCATTCAGCTCCAGCGCCGTGAATGGCGGCCAGGCACAGATCATTGCTGCCGGTGCGTACGATGGCCGTACCAACCGCGTAGCAGGAGAGTGGGCCTTCCATTTCGGAGGTATCCGCAACGTGAATAACCTGGTGGCCAACATCGATAAAGTACCTCAGCTCGACGCTGCGCTCAAAAGCCGTTACCTCGCAGAGGCCCGTTTTATCAGGGCTTACCATTACTTCCATCTTGTGAACTGGTATGGAGATGTGCCCCTGATCAAAGACGAAATTTCGTATGAGGGCAGCTTCCAGATCGCCCGTTCTCCTAAAGCGGAAGTGGTGAACTATATGCTCACCGAGCTGGATGCCATTACGCCTGTTTTACCGTTAAAAGGCGAGTATGCCGAAACGGACAAAGGCCGCATCACCCGTGGTGCAGCGGCTGCGCTGAAAGCACAGATACTGTTGTATGACAACAAGTGGGCAGATGCGGAAGCGGTGCTGAACCAGATCATGACGGGTACTTATGGCACGTACACGCTGTTCCCTTCCTTCAGTGGCATCTTCCAGCCGGAGAATGAGAACAACGACGAAGTGATCCTGGACTTGCAGTTTGTGCCGGTACAACGTACGCATTCCATGCAACGTTTCTTCCTGCCGTTTACAGAAGGTACGCTCATCACCGGTATGGCTCCTTCGCAGTCACTGGTGGATAATTTCATCATGACCAATGGTAAGTCGATCACCGAAGCCGGTTCCGGTTACAACGAAGCAACACCTTATGCGAACCGCGATCCCAGACTGGAAGCAACGATCATCCACGATGGCTCGTCTTTCGTGACCAAACGTGGCGAAACGGTGACTATCCGCACAGCCCCTGGTACAGGCGATAACGCGGTGGATAAATCCGACGCCTCCAAAACCGGTTACTACTTCCGCAAATACTACGATCGCACGGCAGACGGTAACAACAACTCAGGTCTCAACCTGATCCTGATCCGTTATGCAGACGTACTGTTGATGTACGCAGAAGCGAAAGCCATGCAGAACCAGCTGGACGAAGCCACCTGGAACAATACCATCAGGCTGATAAGGACCCGTGCAGGCTTTACGGACCCGGCTGCGCTCAATTTCTCGAGCTACAGCGGTATTGGTAATGCAGGACTGATAGAACTCGTGCGTCGCGAACGCAGGAGTGAACTGGCGCTGGAAAGTCAACGTGTATTCGACATCCGCCGCTGGCGCATCGCCGAAACCGTAATGAACGGTATTCTCAATGGTATGAAAGTAGGTAACAGCAACCTGGTAGTGGACCGCCGCGTATTCAACGCCGCCAGGCACTACCTGTGGCCCGTTCCGCAGGCAGATATAGAGATGAACAAGAACCTGCTGCCTAACAATCCAAACTGGTAA